From a region of the Triticum aestivum cultivar Chinese Spring chromosome 7D, IWGSC CS RefSeq v2.1, whole genome shotgun sequence genome:
- the LOC123167928 gene encoding GDSL esterase/lipase At3g09930 has product MKLPTAVACLLLLVVVFAAARVEARGTPSSQRSKNQWSSMFVFGDDFVDNGNVPNNIGEKTSRQWSYPYGSYLNTHYSTSPVLAGRFSNYRMQSDFIARMLGLSEAPPAYELTSDQSCDSSGMTFAFGGAGVFKVKTKKVPTLAAQVQAFKRLVNDGVISTHQLHHSVALIAISGNDYMSDSDFETGFYTSFDDLDTYIGNVATEILDNVAQLQMLGVRKVLVNNLHPIGCTPLHTSSNNYTTCDLLGNYGASVHNKYLKQMLDERDNVHILDLYTAFTDIVNHAPGGGSDQSKDFKGKLSPCCESTDEGGFCGERSHSGKRLYDLCENPDKTFYWDQTHPTHAGWEAVMMALQQPLMEFLDEDYIA; this is encoded by the exons ATGAAGCTTCCGACGGCTGTTGCTTGTCTTcttctcctcgtcgtcgtctttgcTG CTGCTCGTGTGGAGGCCCGAGGCACACCTTCTTCACAGCGGTCGAAGAACCAATGGTCGAGCATGTTTGTCTTTGGCGACGACTTTGTCGACAACGGCAATGTTCCGAACAACATTGGTGAAAAGACATCGCGTCAATGGAGCTACCCATACGGCTCCTACCTCAACACTCATTATTCTACGTCTCCTGTTTTGGCCGGACGCTTCTCCAACTACAGGATGCAATCAGATTTTATCG CAAGGATGTTGGGCCTCAGTGAAGCCCCTCCAGCGTACGAGCTCACATCCGATCAATCTTGTGACtcatctggcatgacctttgcttttGGCGGTGCTGGTGTCTTCAAGGTGAAGACGAAGAAGGTGCCGACCCTCGCCGCACAGGTCCAAGCTTTCAAGAGGCTAGTTAACGACGGGGTCATCTCTACGCATCAGCTTCACCACTCTGTCGCGCTCATCGCCATCTCCGGCAATGACTACATGAGCGACTCTGACTTTGAGACTGGCTTCTACACAAGCTTCGATGAT CTCGATACTTACATCGGAAACGTGGCGACTGAGATCCTAGATAATGTGGCACAACTGCAGATGCTTGGTGTGAGAAAAGTGCTAGTAAACAATTTGCATCCCATTGGTTGCACACCTTTGCATACTAGTTCGAACAACTACACCACATGCGACCTTCTCGGCAATTATGGCGCGTCCGTGCACAACAAGTATCTAAAGCAAATGCTCGACGAAAGGGATAACGTTCACATTCTGGACCTCTACACCGCCTTCACTGACATCGTCAATCACGCCCCTG GTGGAGGGTCGGATCAGTCCAAGGATTTCAAGGGCAAGCTGTCTCCGTGCTGCGAGAGTACGGATGAGGGAGGGTTCTGTGGAGAGCGTAGCCATTCAGGGAAGCGCCTGTACGACCTATGTGAAAATCCTGACAAGACATTCTACTGGGACCAGACACACCCTACACATGCTGGGTGGGAGGCTGTAATGATGGCGCTGCAACAACCTTTGATGGAGTTTCTCGATGAGGACTACATTGCATGA